The segment GGGGATAGAAATAGGTGAAGAGGTCCACGCCGACCAGGATGCGGCCGGCAGTGAGGCCGGACCAGAACAGGAGCGGCAGTACGCACAGGCTGAGCGGCCACAGCCAGGCGACGGCCATCCGCCATGGGAACCCCTTCCTTGTACACGCTGGTAGCCGCATCGGCTTGCTCCCTCGCTCAACGCGCCGGCTGGCCGGCCGTTTCCGCGCCGGCATGCAGTTCATACACCCGCAAGGTCACCTGCCCGTCCGGCCGCACCGTCTGAAAGCGCCCCTGCAGAGACAGGCCGGCGGCCTGCAGTGCCTCCGCGACCGGCTCCCACTCACGGCACATCGGGAAGACGATCCAGTGCGGCACGTCCGACCACGCCCGCACCTTCGCCACCACCTCCTCCGGGGAAGTATACCACTGAAAGGCATACGGCGCGTTATAGAGGTAATAGAGATAGTGCCAGCCCAGCCAGTGATGATAGATGACGGCGTTCGCCGGCACATGCGCCCGCACATATTCCGCCACCTGGTCAATGCCCCAGTAGGCCCCATGGTCTCCGCCGGCCGGGTATTCGCCGCGCGCCGCCTGGCCGGTGGGGGAAAGGGCCAGCAGGAATATCAGCGCCAGGATGCCCAGCGCCGCCGGCAGTCGCTCCTGCGTCCGCCAGCGCCGCAGGGCGTGAGTGAACGCCCGCCCCAGGAGCACGGCGGCCAGCGGCACCAGCCCCAGTAGATAGCGGTCCCAAATATTAAAGCGCACCAGCCAGTGCCCCAGCAGGAAGCAGAGGCTGAAGCCGGCGATCATGAGGTCGAAGGCGGCTTCCGCCGAAAGCCGGCCGTTTCGCCAGGAGCGCAGGCCGTCCCACAACAGCCAGGCCAGCGCCAGGACGGCCAGCACGTTCAGGGCCGGCGCCCCCCAGAAGCGCGCCAGCCAGCCGGCCCAGTCCACCGCCCGCTTCCCCCATTCGGACCAGGGGGCCAGGGCCAACCCGCCGTAGCTGATGAGGCTCTGGGCAAAGTATTCCGGCCGGCGCAGGCGCGCCAGGTCCCAGGCCAGCGCCGGCGCAAAGGCCAGCAGAAAGCCGGCCAATCCCCTCGCCCACCAGGTCCGCAGGAGCCGGCCAATGCCTTTTCCGGGGAGTTCCGCCTTCTGCCCGGGGGAAAAGCGCGTCCGCCAGAGGCCGGCCAGCGCCAGCAGTGGTAGGAAGAAGATGCCCTGCTGTTTGGTGGCGAAGGCCGCGCCGGCGAAGGCACCGGCCAGCGTGGGGCGGCCAGCGAGCATGGCGACCAGGCCGGCCAGTACCCACATTACCATCAACGGGTCGGTGAACGCGGTGACGGCAAACGAAATATCAAATGGGCTGAGGGCCAGCAGTCCCAGCGCCAGGAAGGCCGTCTCCTTCCCGTACACCCGGCGGGCGATGCGCTCCACCAGGGCGAGGGATGCCGTGCTGGCGATCAAGCTTGGCAGGCGGGCCGTGAGTTCCGATGCGCCGAAAAGGCGAAACACAAGGGCCAGCAGGTAGGGGAAGGCCGGCGGCTTGTCCACCGGGTAGCTCTCCAGCATGGGGTCAGCGCCGGTGGCGATCTGTAGCCCCCAGTAGGCGTACAACGCCTCATCCGGGTGAAAGCGGTGGATGGTGATCGGGTGCAGGCGCAGGAGCAGGCCGGCGGTGAGCAGGATGCCGCATGCCAGGCGGTACGCCCAGGTCTGCCATCTTGCGGAGAGGCTGTGCGCGCACATAGGGCCTCGCGGCCGGCTCAATCCACGAAGCGGTATTTCAGCAGGGTCCAGATGGCGATGAAGGCGTCCCGGCCTTTGATCTTCTTGCCCTCGTGATACTCGCGGCCGGCGTAGCTGATGGGCACCTCATAGATGCGGTAGCCGCGCTTCAGCACCTTGGCGGTGATCTCCGGCTCCA is part of the Anaerolineae bacterium genome and harbors:
- a CDS encoding glycosyltransferase family 39 protein, whose amino-acid sequence is MCAHSLSARWQTWAYRLACGILLTAGLLLRLHPITIHRFHPDEALYAYWGLQIATGADPMLESYPVDKPPAFPYLLALVFRLFGASELTARLPSLIASTASLALVERIARRVYGKETAFLALGLLALSPFDISFAVTAFTDPLMVMWVLAGLVAMLAGRPTLAGAFAGAAFATKQQGIFFLPLLALAGLWRTRFSPGQKAELPGKGIGRLLRTWWARGLAGFLLAFAPALAWDLARLRRPEYFAQSLISYGGLALAPWSEWGKRAVDWAGWLARFWGAPALNVLAVLALAWLLWDGLRSWRNGRLSAEAAFDLMIAGFSLCFLLGHWLVRFNIWDRYLLGLVPLAAVLLGRAFTHALRRWRTQERLPAALGILALIFLLALSPTGQAARGEYPAGGDHGAYWGIDQVAEYVRAHVPANAVIYHHWLGWHYLYYLYNAPYAFQWYTSPEEVVAKVRAWSDVPHWIVFPMCREWEPVAEALQAAGLSLQGRFQTVRPDGQVTLRVYELHAGAETAGQPAR